Genomic segment of Syntrophus gentianae:
TTTGTCCACTTCCAGGACCTTGACGATGACTTCATCTCCTTCGTTGACAATATCCGTCACCTTATTGACCCGTTCCTTCGCCAGTTGGGAAATATGGAGCAAGCCCTCAGTTCCTGGCAATATCTCAACAAAGGCTCCAAAATCAACAACTTTTTTAACGGTTCCACGGTATATTTTACCGACTTCCGCATCTTCCGTCAACCAGCGGACCATTGCGATGGCCCGGGCCGATGCTTCCATATCACTGGAGGCAATCGTTACGGTACCGTCATCTTCGACATCGATGGTCACTCCGGTCTCGCTGACGATCTGGCGGATATTCTTTCCTCCCGTGCCGATCACGGAACGGACCTTTTCCGGGCGGACTTTCACCGTGGTGATCCGGGGGGCATAAATGGATATGTCTTTCCTCGGTTCGGCAATTGTCGCCTGAATCTTTTCGATAATAAAGAGCCGCCCTTCCCGTGCCTGAGCAAGGGCCCTTGTAAGGATATCCCGATTGATTCCGTCAATCTTGATATCCATCTGCATGGCCGTAATGCCCTTCTTGGTCCCGCAAACCTTGAAATCCATATCCCCGGAATGATCTTCATCACCCAGGATATCGGAAAGGATGACCACCTGATCCCCCTCCTTGAGCAGCCCCATGGCAATTCCCGCCACCACACCCTTAACGGGGACACCGCCATCCATGAGGCAGAGAAGGCCACCACAGACCGTGGCCATGGATGAAGACCCGTTAGAGGAAAGGATCTCGGAAACAATCCGGATCGTATAAGGGAATTCTTCCTGGGAAGGAAGTACCGGCATCAGGGCCTTTCTGGCCAGATTGCCGTGCCCGATCTCCCGTCGGCCGGGACTCCGCAACGACTTGGCCTCCCCGACACAATAGGGGGGGAAATTGTAATGCAGGATGAAGGAACGCGTTTCTTCTCCCGCCACATAGTCCAGACGCTGCTCATCTGACGACGTACCCAGCGTAAGCGCAGCAAGGGACTGGGTTTCTCCACGGTTAAAAAGACCCGAGCCGTGCGCCCGGGGAAGAATCCCGACTTCTGCGCTGATGGTTCGGATGTCCGTATAGGATCGACCGTCAATCCGTTGCCGCTCCTTGACGATCATATCCCGGAGAATGCGCCTCTCTAAAGCTTCCAGAGCCGTTGCCGCCCGGCCGCGCAATCCCGGATCTTCCGAGGCAATGCTCTTGATCACCCCTTCCCGAATCTCGTCCAGGACGGCATGCCGATCCAGCTTTCTCGGCATCCGATAGGCTTCGCCCATCTTCGCAGCCGCTTTTTCAGAAACTTCAGCCATCAACGCATCATCTATTTCGAGAGCCGTAAAAGCCCGCTTGGATTTGCCGATCGCCGCACAGATCTGATCCTGCAATTCCATGACGGGCCGCATCGATTCCAGACCGAACTCGATGGCGGAAATAACGTGTTCCTCCTCGACTTCCTGGGCATTCCCCTCCAACATCACCAGACTGACATCAAAGGGCCGACCGTCCGTCCCCGGTACGACCTTCCTGCCGACAAGAAAAAGGTTCAGATCACTCCGTTCCTGTTCCTCCGTCGTGGGGTTGCAGACAAACCGGTCTTCCAGCCGTCCCACCCGGACGCCGGCTATCGGTCCCTTAAAGGGGATATCGGATATTTCCAGGGCCGTCGATGCACCCAGGAGGGCCGCGACATCCGAGTCGTTTTCGTTATCGACGGAAAGAAGGGTGGCTACGAGTTGGGTTTCATAGCAGTACCCCTTGGGAAACAACGGACGAATGGAACGATCGATGACCCGCGACGTCAAAACCTCCCGTTCATTGGGTCGGCCTTCCCGCTTGAAAAATCCGCCGGGTATTTTACCCGCGGCGTAGGTCATTTCCTGATAATCCACCGTCAGGGGCAGAAAGTCCACCCCCTCCCGGGCCGTCTTCAGAGAAACCGCCGTCACCATCACAACGGTGTCTCCATAAGTCACCAGGACAGCGCCGTCTGCCTGGCCCGCAACGTAACCTGTTTTTACGGAAATATTTCTTCCGGCGAATTCCGCACTGAATATTGTACTCATCTTTTAATACCCTCTCTTTTGACCCGACCTCAGGAAAATGAACAACCCTCAGCGCACTGCCTGCTTGCACCTGTACTTTCTGAAAAGAGCTACTTTAGACAGATACTCTCATGACATTAAGGAAGCAACTGAGTTTGCGCACCCCCGGTTTCGGGCGGTCTCTTTCGGTCGGGACACTGCGGATCAGGGAGTAAGGAGTAAAGCCTGGGGTGTAAAGCCGAAAGAACAACAGGCCAATGCCCGCAGCCTTACACCTCAGGCTTTACCGCTTACTCCACACTTATGCCCCCTCCCGAAAATGTCGGTTATTTTCTTAAGCCAAGACGCAAAATAACTTGCCTGTACCGCTCAATATTCTTATTTTTCAGATAGTCCAGAAGCCGCCTCCGCTGGCCAACGAGCTTCAGCAGCCCCCGACGGGAATGATGATCCTTTTTATGGATCTTGAAATGATTCGTCAGGTATTCGATCCTGGCACTCAGAAGCGCAATCTGGACTTCGGGAGATCCCGTATCCTTCTCGTGCAACTGATAATTTCCAATAATGCTTTCTCTTTGATCAGAACTTAACACGGTTATCTATCCTCCATAAACAAAATTATCTATATAATCAATGGCATAGCTA
This window contains:
- a CDS encoding polyribonucleotide nucleotidyltransferase; amino-acid sequence: MSTIFSAEFAGRNISVKTGYVAGQADGAVLVTYGDTVVMVTAVSLKTAREGVDFLPLTVDYQEMTYAAGKIPGGFFKREGRPNEREVLTSRVIDRSIRPLFPKGYCYETQLVATLLSVDNENDSDVAALLGASTALEISDIPFKGPIAGVRVGRLEDRFVCNPTTEEQERSDLNLFLVGRKVVPGTDGRPFDVSLVMLEGNAQEVEEEHVISAIEFGLESMRPVMELQDQICAAIGKSKRAFTALEIDDALMAEVSEKAAAKMGEAYRMPRKLDRHAVLDEIREGVIKSIASEDPGLRGRAATALEALERRILRDMIVKERQRIDGRSYTDIRTISAEVGILPRAHGSGLFNRGETQSLAALTLGTSSDEQRLDYVAGEETRSFILHYNFPPYCVGEAKSLRSPGRREIGHGNLARKALMPVLPSQEEFPYTIRIVSEILSSNGSSSMATVCGGLLCLMDGGVPVKGVVAGIAMGLLKEGDQVVILSDILGDEDHSGDMDFKVCGTKKGITAMQMDIKIDGINRDILTRALAQAREGRLFIIEKIQATIAEPRKDISIYAPRITTVKVRPEKVRSVIGTGGKNIRQIVSETGVTIDVEDDGTVTIASSDMEASARAIAMVRWLTEDAEVGKIYRGTVKKVVDFGAFVEILPGTEGLLHISQLAKERVNKVTDIVNEGDEVIVKVLEVDKQGKIRLSRKDALGAEV
- the rpsO gene encoding 30S ribosomal protein S15 is translated as MLSSDQRESIIGNYQLHEKDTGSPEVQIALLSARIEYLTNHFKIHKKDHHSRRGLLKLVGQRRRLLDYLKNKNIERYRQVILRLGLRK